The Deltaproteobacteria bacterium genome has a window encoding:
- a CDS encoding radical SAM protein produces MKVLLIYPKSRVELIGWGDLGAIAEPLALEYLAAGAKQDGHSVQVLDLRLHPDELDSTLQDFVPDIVGVTGYSMHVRRNLALCEHIKERLPHCWTVVGGHHATLLPEDFFVPSIDFVVSGEGVRPFRTLLQILSGAESQKSIPGVWARRDGNFLFGGDPPSFDIDEIVPPDRLVTERDRNAYFIDWMQPIALMRTTVGCPYRCSFCSLWKIMDGVYHMRDIHQVVDELSTIREEFVFMVDDEPFINGRRMMELAKAIRAAHIQKRYFSYCRIDTLLRQPELIQTWREIGLERLFLGIEGISTKELGDYNKRLQIAQVEAGLDVARQLGVAVFAQFIVSPDYDRRDFQRLIRFVEHHKINYPSFTILTPLPGTKGLTTFDHITERQPNGRPNWDLYDLQSPVTKTKLPRTEFVKEYQNLRQVFAGSYTVHRERLRPTPALQA; encoded by the coding sequence GTTGGGGAGATCTGGGGGCAATCGCAGAGCCGCTAGCACTTGAATATCTTGCCGCTGGGGCCAAGCAAGACGGGCATAGCGTGCAAGTCCTTGATCTTCGGCTCCACCCTGACGAACTTGATAGTACTCTCCAAGACTTTGTCCCTGATATCGTTGGGGTTACTGGCTACTCAATGCACGTTCGGAGAAACCTCGCTCTTTGTGAGCATATAAAAGAACGCCTGCCGCACTGTTGGACTGTGGTTGGTGGGCATCATGCGACGTTACTTCCGGAAGATTTCTTTGTTCCGTCCATTGATTTTGTAGTGAGCGGAGAAGGCGTACGTCCTTTTCGGACATTGTTACAAATATTGAGTGGTGCTGAATCGCAAAAGAGTATTCCCGGGGTTTGGGCTCGTCGCGATGGAAATTTCCTTTTCGGTGGAGACCCGCCGTCGTTCGACATTGATGAGATTGTCCCGCCAGACCGTTTGGTCACCGAGCGTGACCGAAACGCGTATTTTATCGATTGGATGCAACCGATTGCCCTCATGCGCACCACAGTTGGCTGTCCCTATCGCTGTTCATTCTGTTCGTTGTGGAAAATTATGGATGGCGTCTATCACATGCGTGACATTCATCAAGTCGTTGATGAACTCTCGACTATTCGAGAGGAGTTCGTATTTATGGTGGACGATGAGCCGTTCATCAATGGTCGCCGTATGATGGAACTTGCCAAGGCGATTCGCGCTGCGCATATCCAGAAACGGTACTTTTCCTATTGCCGCATTGATACACTCTTGCGCCAACCAGAATTGATACAGACGTGGCGTGAGATAGGGCTAGAGCGGTTATTTTTGGGGATTGAAGGTATCTCCACTAAAGAACTCGGAGATTATAATAAACGCCTACAGATCGCACAGGTCGAGGCTGGGCTTGATGTTGCACGACAGCTTGGGGTTGCTGTCTTTGCCCAGTTCATCGTCAGTCCCGACTACGATCGTCGTGATTTTCAACGCTTGATCCGTTTTGTTGAGCATCACAAAATTAACTATCCGTCCTTCACGATCCTGACGCCGCTACCTGGCACTAAGGGGCTCACCACCTTCGACCACATCACCGAGCGACAACCGAACGGGCGACCGAACTGGGATCTCTATGATTTGCAGTCGCCAGTGACCAAAACGAAATTGCCACGAACGGAATTCGTGAAAGAATATCAAAACCTACGACAGGTTTTTGCTGGTAGTTATACGGTGCATCGTGAACGTCTGCGCCCAACACCTGCCCTACAAGCGTAG
- a CDS encoding TOMM precursor leader peptide-binding protein, producing MANDPTLVPLKALPAQFVQTADGAVLSRGCVQVKISGERAADTVKAVLTLATEEGASKEQICEFFAAPDRPAVAALVDQLLTRRILVPADTVETSGERVEGTLDIFYWHFGEKTSTVTERLNEKQIVVLGVNAVARQIVSALRAVQAENVTVIDYPLLRNLRFFDNGVVHSNEWLSPLPRPVSYQEWAQDLDPQSFDCLVATSDFGGFQVMREWNEFCVSHQRHFLPIMLDNLIGYVGPFVIPGETACYECLYVRENANADEPQLKRSVEAASIHHQAVTGFHPSMASVLGDIAALELTKFYGGLGGVPWRVGAVIEVSLLAADMKARKLLKVPRCAVCSPVRTRSTTTPNKSAFMPGHDWNVITGEQK from the coding sequence ATGGCAAATGACCCAACCCTCGTTCCTCTCAAAGCGCTCCCGGCGCAGTTCGTCCAAACCGCTGACGGGGCAGTCCTGTCCCGGGGCTGCGTCCAGGTGAAAATTAGTGGAGAACGAGCCGCAGATACTGTCAAAGCTGTCTTGACTCTCGCGACAGAAGAGGGAGCGAGTAAAGAGCAAATTTGTGAGTTCTTTGCGGCTCCCGATCGTCCTGCTGTTGCCGCTCTTGTAGATCAGCTCCTCACGCGCCGGATACTGGTCCCAGCAGATACGGTTGAGACATCTGGCGAAAGAGTCGAAGGCACCCTAGATATTTTTTATTGGCACTTTGGAGAAAAAACGTCGACGGTGACCGAACGTCTCAACGAGAAACAGATTGTTGTTCTTGGTGTCAATGCGGTTGCTCGACAGATAGTCTCTGCTCTACGTGCAGTGCAGGCGGAGAACGTGACGGTTATTGATTATCCGTTGCTTCGTAACCTCCGCTTCTTTGATAACGGCGTCGTACATTCGAACGAGTGGTTGTCACCATTGCCACGTCCAGTGTCTTATCAAGAGTGGGCCCAGGATCTTGATCCCCAGTCTTTTGATTGTCTCGTCGCGACATCTGATTTCGGTGGTTTTCAAGTGATGCGTGAATGGAACGAATTCTGTGTCAGCCATCAACGACATTTTTTGCCCATCATGCTTGATAATCTCATCGGCTATGTTGGGCCTTTCGTTATCCCGGGTGAAACAGCTTGTTATGAATGTCTGTACGTGCGGGAGAATGCCAATGCTGACGAACCCCAACTGAAACGGAGCGTTGAGGCTGCGTCGATTCATCATCAGGCAGTGACTGGGTTTCATCCCTCGATGGCTTCTGTGCTCGGGGATATTGCGGCACTTGAATTGACTAAATTCTACGGTGGACTGGGGGGAGTTCCGTGGCGCGTTGGAGCGGTCATCGAAGTGAGTCTACTCGCTGCGGACATGAAAGCCCGCAAACTCTTGAAAGTCCCACGCTGTGCTGTCTGCAGCCCTGTCAGAACACGCTCCACAACGACACCAAACAAGAGTGCGTTCATGCCTGGCCATGACTGGAATGTAATTACGGGCGAGCAAAAATGA